CACCTCATGAGCTACCGATGCTGCCAGCTCGCTGATAATCTCCATTTTCTCCGAACGCTGCAGTTCGTTGTTGAACAGCTCCAGCTCCTGCGAATACTTCACCACTTGGCTGTGGTTCTGCGCCAGCCGACGACCCAGAATCACAATCAGTGAGAGAATGAACACAACCAGCGCCCACTTCCAGTAGAAGAGATCATAATTCCCGCGTTTGAGATAATACCACAGCAGCTCCAAGATCCCGGTAAGAGCAGCCGTACCGAAGCCGCATGCGAAGATGATCGCATCCTTGTTGCGCTTCAGAGAGAACACAATAACGCAGCCGATCAGCAGGATGAATTGAAGAATCATAATAATGCCGACAATGTTGGTAGAGATGAAGTAATAGAATTTCAGATACCGGCCCCCGGATAGTGCATTAATAATAAGGAGGACACAGCAGAATAAGGAATAGGCCATCTGAAATTTGCGGAACCTGCGGATGATGCCGTATTTGCCCGCACCAAATATTTTCTCGAACAGGAAGGTCAGTGCAGGTAAGAGGGACAACAGTGCCACATCGAACAAAAATACACTGAGCCCGCCCAAATAGCTGTAGAAGGTATAAGTGAAGGAAGAATAGGTTACGGACAGCACTCCGGTAGAGGCAATGACAATGGACAGCGAAGCCGCCACGGGGAAATACTCCTTGTTCAGGAAAAATGCGCACACAAACAGCACCGCCGCCACAAAGATAAACGCGCCGCCCAGAATCACATCTATAAGTCCGTTTTTGATATAGTCCTTGATTAGAATAGTATGCTCACCGAGCATCACCTGCTCCTTGATTCCGATCCGGTCCTGGAGCGTCTGCGTCCAGATATAGAGCGTCTTTCCGTTATCCCGCATGTCCAGGGGCACAAGCAAGGAATAATTATCCATAATAAAGCCGCGATCCCCTTCAAAAACCAGCCGGTCCTCCACATACACCTTCACATGCAGCGCATAAATCGTCTGGATATAGACGGAGGGGGACA
The window above is part of the Paenibacillus sp. FSL H8-0048 genome. Proteins encoded here:
- a CDS encoding ATP-binding protein, with protein sequence MFLLCLTCGGLQVSAQSASPASEIRHWQMKWQEGPDDGGLQAPVKEEQGWIDVEAKAEMPRKPSGVSSAWTKITLPSYHYVSPSVYIQTIYALHVKVYVEDRLVFEGDRGFIMDNYSLLVPLDMRDNGKTLYIWTQTLQDRIGIKEQVMLGEHTILIKDYIKNGLIDVILGGAFIFVAAVLFVCAFFLNKEYFPVAASLSIVIASTGVLSVTYSSFTYTFYSYLGGLSVFLFDVALLSLLPALTFLFEKIFGAGKYGIIRRFRKFQMAYSLFCCVLLIINALSGGRYLKFYYFISTNIVGIIMILQFILLIGCVIVFSLKRNKDAIIFACGFGTAALTGILELLWYYLKRGNYDLFYWKWALVVFILSLIVILGRRLAQNHSQVVKYSQELELFNNELQRSEKMEIISELAASVAHEVRNPLQVTRGFLQLLSEKSSGDEQKYLTMALSELDRAASIITDFLTFAKPEFEQVSLLYVNEEFMHIQSILLPLCHLNGGKMILEVEDGLWVKGNSSKFKQAMINIIKNSIESLGEEGTIHLLAYSRGDKVHIHIKDNGAGMEPSVLSRLGEPYFSSNKTKGTGLGLMVTFRIIEAMEGEIRFMSKKGAGTESITILPRAEGSDDSNSRS